One genomic window of Cottoperca gobio chromosome 10, fCotGob3.1, whole genome shotgun sequence includes the following:
- the ctbp1l gene encoding C-terminal-binding protein 1: MALMDKHKQVKRQRLDRICEGIRPPILNGPMHPRPLVALLDGRDCTVEMPILKDVATVAFCDAQSTQEIHEKVLNEAVAALLYHTITLSRDDLEKFKGLRIIVRIGSGFDNVDIKAAAELGIAVCNVPASSVEETADTSLCLILNLYRRVTWMHQALREGTRASSVEQIREVAGGAARIRGETLGIIGLGRVGQAVALRAKAFGFGVIFYDPYLPDGVERSLGLQRMATLQDLLIHSDCVSLHCSLNEHNHHLINDFTIKQMRQGAFLVNTSRGGLVDEKALAQALKEGRIRGAALDVHETEPFSFSTGPLKDAPNLICTPHTSWYSEQASVEAREEAAREVRRAITGRIPDSLKNCVNKEYLMAASQWPSMEAATVHPELNGATYRFPPVLSNVAAAGGLVGAGAVVESLVTGTLVHGITPVSHPPHAPSPNKAEADRDIPSDQ, encoded by the exons GTATCCGACCCCCCATCCTGAACGGGCCGATGCACCCGCGGCCCCTGGTTGCCCTGCTGGACGGGCGCGACTGCACTGTGGAAATGCCCATCCTCAAAGATGTGGCCACAGTGGCCTTCTGCGATGCCCAGTCCACACAAGAGATTCATGAGAAG GTGCTAAATGAGGCAGTGGCTGCCCTGCTCTACCACACCATCACTCTGTCCAGAGATGACTTGGAAAAGTTTAAAGGCCTCCGCATAATTGTCAGGATTGGCTCCGGCTTCGACAACGTTGACATCAAAGCAGCTGCTGAGCTCG GCATTGCTGTCTGTAATGTGCCAGCATCGTCTGTGGAGGAGACGGCCGACACTTCGCTATGTCTGATCCTCAACCTGTACAGGCGAGTCACCTGGATGCATCAGGCCCTCAGGGAGGGAACCCGTGCCTCTAGTGTGGAGCAGATCAGGGAGGTAGCTGGCGGTGCTGCTCGTATCCGGGGTGAGACGCTGGGCATTATCGGTTTAG GGCGTGTTGGCCAAGCGGTGGCTCTGCGGGCTAAGGCCTTTGGTTTTGGCGTGATCTTTTATGACCCCTACCTGCCTGATGGTGTGGAGCGTTCACTGGGCCTGCAGCGCATGGCCACTCTGCAGGACCTGCTTATCCACTCTGACTGTGTATCCCTGCATTGCAGCCTCAACGAGCACAACCACCACCTCATTAATGACTTCACCATCAAACAG ATGCGTCAGGGAGCCTTCCTGGTGAACACGTCTAGAGGCGGTCTGGTTGACGAGAAAGCACTGGCTCAGGCCCTGAAAGAAGGCCGGATACGAGGGGCTGCCCTGGACGTGCATGAGACGGAACCTTTCAG TTTTTCAACAGGCCCTCTGAAAGATGCCCCCAACCTGATCTGTACCCCGCACACATCCTGGTACAGTGAGCAGGCCTCCGTGGAGGCTCGCGAGGAGGCAGCCAGGGAGGTTCGCCGCGCCATCACCG GACGTATCCCTGACAGTCTGAAGAACTGCGTTAATAAGGAGTATCTGATGGCAGCCTCTCAGTGGCCCAGCATGGAGGCAGCCACTGTTCACCCAGAACTTAATGGAGCCACTTACAG ATTTCCTCCAGTTCTGAGCAATGTGGCAGCAGCAGGGGGTCTCGTAGGAGCTGGCGCAGTGGTTGAAAGCCTTGTTACAGGAACCCTGGTGCACGGCATCACCCCTGTCTCCCACCCACCTCACGCCCCCTCCCCGAATAAGGCCGAAGCCGACAGAGACATCCCGTCCGACCAATAG